In Nematostella vectensis chromosome 2, jaNemVect1.1, whole genome shotgun sequence, one genomic interval encodes:
- the LOC5500362 gene encoding integrin beta-6 isoform X2 — MSSPCLRFVLLLVETILLTPAHGQLNSAECLVQGSCKGCIAKPQCAWCYQEDFTELGNAVYRCDTKDDLVNKGCKNISNPSTELTNIKDVAVGAQYQVSPQQVKVKLRPGAPARLRLTVRPAENYPVDLYYLMDMSWSMRDDLSKLKGLAGKIAESMANITTKFRLGFGSFVDKTVMPYVQPDFVDEPCRRELPGACVATYGFKHILSLVNNSNLFEDEVNKQVISGNIDDPEGGFDALMQVAVCEEKIGWLKRGTSRRLVVFVSDDSFHFAGDGKLGGIVTPNDEQCHLNGLMTYDKSNEMDYPTLAQLHHQLQMHQIQPIFAVTRNVSNIYKVLSTMWGDIGAVTGELALDSRNVVDLIQESYDKIASTVKLSHSAPSEVKITYTARCGNQILNQKECTNVGIGEKVYFDLEVGIERCNKDLSEKKMNSFPVRVPGFGTLTVQAEYVCQCECEGPGYKEENSSRCTSGNGTYACGQCACHHGRYGERCECDSPFDKAKDVGKCKMTNSSDEQPCSGQGQCVCGRCVCNQGHYGEKCKCSDATCQKYEKQLCGGPERGACVCGECKCESEFLGSNCGELNCAGIQHRCHSPGSPRGVLCSGSDHGTCTCGQCTCTRKYSGKYCEECPSCEGGICRRSEDCLKCVTADLNSLEDCKKLNRCEPVVKTVSVQDEIIVTQANFKCEAGEGDCSVYYTYSFDGLGKRYDIIRQRGLVCPRPPPPPPILQIVLGVIAGILLSGVIALLAWKAYVTRMDKKEVEAFMLERTRARWQKEKSPLYKAPTTTFTNPAYASAE, encoded by the exons ATGTCTTCGCCTTGTCTTCGTTTTGTCTTACTTTTGGTTGAGACCATCTTACTCACGCCCGCCCACG GGCAACTGAATAGCGCTGAGTGCCTTGTTCAGGGCTCGTGCAAGGGTTGTATTGCAAAGCCACAGTGCGCGTGGTGCTACCAAGAG GACTTCACAGAGCTCGGTAACGCCGTGTACAGATGTGACACAAAGGACGACCTTGTTAACAAGGGAtgtaaaaacatttcaaacCCCAGCACAGAACTCACTAATATCAAG GACGTTGCCGTTGGGGCTCAGTACCAAGTCTCCCCTCAACAAGTCAAGGTCAAGCTTAGACCAG GGGCACCGGCAAGGCTACGACTGACGGTCCGCCCAGCAGAGAACTACCCCGTGGACTTGTACTACTTGATGGATATGTCGTGGTCAATGAGAGACGATCTCAGCAAACTTAAAGGACTAGCTGGGAAGATAG CTGAAAGCATGGCGAATATTACAACAAAATTCCGTCTTGGCTTTGGGTCCTTTGTGGATAAGACGGTGATGCCGTACGTCCAGCCAGA CTTTGTAGACGAGCCCTGCCGGAGAGAGCTCCCTGGCGCGTGTGTCGCCACCTACGGATTCAAGCACATCCTCAGCCTGGTCAACAATAGCAATCTATTTGAG GATGAAGTAAACAAGCAAGTCATTTCTGGAAATATTGACGACCCAGAAGGAGGATTTGATGCGCTAATGCAAGTAGCTGTCTGTGAGGAG AAAATTGGGTGGCTCAAGAGAGGAACGTCAAGGAGACTCGTGGTGTTCGTAAGCGACGATTCTTTTCACTTCGCCGGGGACGGAAAG TTGGGCGGAATCGTGACCCCAAATGATGAACAATGCCACCTCAACGGCTTGATGACATACGACAAGTCTAACGAAATG GACTATCCTACGCTTGCTCAGCTTCATCATCAGCTACAAATGCATCAAATCCAACCGATTTTCGCTGTGACCCGTAACGTCAGTAACATCTACAAG GTGTTAAGTACCATGTGGGGTGATATCGGCGCTGTGACAGGCGAGCTTGCCTTGGACTCAAGAAATGTCGTCGATCTTATTCAGGAGAGTTATGAT AAAATCGCGTCTACCGTGAAGCTGTCGCACTCTGCCCCGTCAGAAGTAAAGATCACATACACAGCTAGATGCGG aaatcaaattctaaatcAAAAGGAGTGCACAAATGTTGGAATAGGAGAAAAG GTTTATTTTGACCTAGAAGTTGGAATAGAACGGTGCAATAAGGATTTGAGCGAAAAGAAAATGAACAG TTTCCCTGTCCGAGTCCCAGGCTTTGGGACCCTTACAGTGCAGGCTGAGTACGTCTGCCAGTGCGAGTGCGAGGGGCCTGGATATAAG GAAGAGAACAGCAGTAGATGTACTTCTGGTAACGGGACTTACGCGTGCGGGCAATGCGCTTGCCATCATGGAAG ATATGGCGAGCGATGTGAATGTGACAGCCCGTTCGATAAGGCCAAGGATGTCGGCAAATGCAAGAT GACAAATTCTAGTGATGAACAGCCGTGCAGTGGCCAAGGCCAGTGCGTGTGTGGAAGATGCGTCTGTAACCAG ggACATTATGGCGAGAAGTGTAAATGCAGTGACGCCACATGCCAGAAATACGAGAAACAATTATGTGGAG GTCCCGAAAGAGGTGCATGTGTGTGCGGCGAATGCAAATGCGAGTCCGAGTTCCTTGGGTCGAACTGTGGAGAGCTTAACTGCGCGGGAATCCAACACAGATGCCACAGCCCAGGCAGCCCGAGG GGTGTGTTGTGCAGCGGTAGTGACCATGGCACGTGCACCTGCGGCCAGTGCACGTGCACTCGCAAGTACTCTGGGAAGTATTGCGAAGAATGTCCG AGTTGTGAAGGAGGTATTTGCAGACGCAGTGAAGATTGTCTCAAGTGCGTCACCGCTGACCTGAACTCCTTGGAAGATTGCAAAAAACTCAATCGCTGTGAGCCTGTGGTAAAAACAGTCAGCGTGCAAGATGAGATAATTGTGACTCAAG CGAATTTTAAATGCGAAGCGGGGGAAGGAGACTGCTCGGTCTATTACACATACTCGTTTGACGGTCTTGGCAAGAGATATGACATCATACGGCAGAGAGGCCTTG TCTGTCCCAGGCCTCCGCCTCCACCGCCCATCCTGCAGATCGTCCTGGGTGTGATCGCCGGGATACTACTCTCTGGCGTCATCGCTCTTCTCGCCTGGAAGGCCTACGTTACAAGGATG GATAAGAAGGAAGTTGAAGCTTTCATGCTCGAGCGAACAAGAGCACGCTGGCAGAAG gaAAAAAGTCCACTGTACAAGGCACCGACTACAACCTTCACCAACCCGGCCTACGCGAGTGCCGAATGA
- the LOC5500362 gene encoding integrin beta-6 isoform X1 yields MSSPCLRFVLLLVETILLTPAHGQLNSAECLVQGSCKGCIAKPQCAWCYQEDFTELGNAVYRCDTKDDLVNKGCKNISNPSTELTNIKDVAVGAQYQVSPQQVKVKLRPGAPARLRLTVRPAENYPVDLYYLMDMSWSMRDDLSKLKGLAGKIAESMANITTKFRLGFGSFVDKTVMPYVQPDFVDEPCRRELPGACVATYGFKHILSLVNNSNLFEDEVNKQVISGNIDDPEGGFDALMQVAVCEEKIGWLKRGTSRRLVVFVSDDSFHFAGDGKLGGIVTPNDEQCHLNGLMTYDKSNEMDYPTLAQLHHQLQMHQIQPIFAVTRNVSNIYKVLSTMWGDIGAVTGELALDSRNVVDLIQESYDKIASTVKLSHSAPSEVKITYTARCGNQILNQKECTNVGIGEKVYFDLEVGIERCNKDLSEKKMNSFPVRVPGFGTLTVQAEYVCQCECEGPGYKEENSSRCTSGNGTYACGQCACHHGRYGERCECDSPFDKAKDVGKCKMTNSSDEQPCSGQGQCVCGRCVCNQGHYGEKCKCSDATCQKYEKQLCGGPERGACVCGECKCESEFLGSNCGELNCAGIQHRCHSPGSPRGVLCSGSDHGTCTCGQCTCTRKYSGKYCEECPSCEGGICRRSEDCLKCVTADLNSLEDCKKLNRCEPVVKTVSVQDEIIVTQGFSANFKCEAGEGDCSVYYTYSFDGLGKRYDIIRQRGLVCPRPPPPPPILQIVLGVIAGILLSGVIALLAWKAYVTRMDKKEVEAFMLERTRARWQKEKSPLYKAPTTTFTNPAYASAE; encoded by the exons ATGTCTTCGCCTTGTCTTCGTTTTGTCTTACTTTTGGTTGAGACCATCTTACTCACGCCCGCCCACG GGCAACTGAATAGCGCTGAGTGCCTTGTTCAGGGCTCGTGCAAGGGTTGTATTGCAAAGCCACAGTGCGCGTGGTGCTACCAAGAG GACTTCACAGAGCTCGGTAACGCCGTGTACAGATGTGACACAAAGGACGACCTTGTTAACAAGGGAtgtaaaaacatttcaaacCCCAGCACAGAACTCACTAATATCAAG GACGTTGCCGTTGGGGCTCAGTACCAAGTCTCCCCTCAACAAGTCAAGGTCAAGCTTAGACCAG GGGCACCGGCAAGGCTACGACTGACGGTCCGCCCAGCAGAGAACTACCCCGTGGACTTGTACTACTTGATGGATATGTCGTGGTCAATGAGAGACGATCTCAGCAAACTTAAAGGACTAGCTGGGAAGATAG CTGAAAGCATGGCGAATATTACAACAAAATTCCGTCTTGGCTTTGGGTCCTTTGTGGATAAGACGGTGATGCCGTACGTCCAGCCAGA CTTTGTAGACGAGCCCTGCCGGAGAGAGCTCCCTGGCGCGTGTGTCGCCACCTACGGATTCAAGCACATCCTCAGCCTGGTCAACAATAGCAATCTATTTGAG GATGAAGTAAACAAGCAAGTCATTTCTGGAAATATTGACGACCCAGAAGGAGGATTTGATGCGCTAATGCAAGTAGCTGTCTGTGAGGAG AAAATTGGGTGGCTCAAGAGAGGAACGTCAAGGAGACTCGTGGTGTTCGTAAGCGACGATTCTTTTCACTTCGCCGGGGACGGAAAG TTGGGCGGAATCGTGACCCCAAATGATGAACAATGCCACCTCAACGGCTTGATGACATACGACAAGTCTAACGAAATG GACTATCCTACGCTTGCTCAGCTTCATCATCAGCTACAAATGCATCAAATCCAACCGATTTTCGCTGTGACCCGTAACGTCAGTAACATCTACAAG GTGTTAAGTACCATGTGGGGTGATATCGGCGCTGTGACAGGCGAGCTTGCCTTGGACTCAAGAAATGTCGTCGATCTTATTCAGGAGAGTTATGAT AAAATCGCGTCTACCGTGAAGCTGTCGCACTCTGCCCCGTCAGAAGTAAAGATCACATACACAGCTAGATGCGG aaatcaaattctaaatcAAAAGGAGTGCACAAATGTTGGAATAGGAGAAAAG GTTTATTTTGACCTAGAAGTTGGAATAGAACGGTGCAATAAGGATTTGAGCGAAAAGAAAATGAACAG TTTCCCTGTCCGAGTCCCAGGCTTTGGGACCCTTACAGTGCAGGCTGAGTACGTCTGCCAGTGCGAGTGCGAGGGGCCTGGATATAAG GAAGAGAACAGCAGTAGATGTACTTCTGGTAACGGGACTTACGCGTGCGGGCAATGCGCTTGCCATCATGGAAG ATATGGCGAGCGATGTGAATGTGACAGCCCGTTCGATAAGGCCAAGGATGTCGGCAAATGCAAGAT GACAAATTCTAGTGATGAACAGCCGTGCAGTGGCCAAGGCCAGTGCGTGTGTGGAAGATGCGTCTGTAACCAG ggACATTATGGCGAGAAGTGTAAATGCAGTGACGCCACATGCCAGAAATACGAGAAACAATTATGTGGAG GTCCCGAAAGAGGTGCATGTGTGTGCGGCGAATGCAAATGCGAGTCCGAGTTCCTTGGGTCGAACTGTGGAGAGCTTAACTGCGCGGGAATCCAACACAGATGCCACAGCCCAGGCAGCCCGAGG GGTGTGTTGTGCAGCGGTAGTGACCATGGCACGTGCACCTGCGGCCAGTGCACGTGCACTCGCAAGTACTCTGGGAAGTATTGCGAAGAATGTCCG AGTTGTGAAGGAGGTATTTGCAGACGCAGTGAAGATTGTCTCAAGTGCGTCACCGCTGACCTGAACTCCTTGGAAGATTGCAAAAAACTCAATCGCTGTGAGCCTGTGGTAAAAACAGTCAGCGTGCAAGATGAGATAATTGTGACTCAAG GCTTTTCAGCGAATTTTAAATGCGAAGCGGGGGAAGGAGACTGCTCGGTCTATTACACATACTCGTTTGACGGTCTTGGCAAGAGATATGACATCATACGGCAGAGAGGCCTTG TCTGTCCCAGGCCTCCGCCTCCACCGCCCATCCTGCAGATCGTCCTGGGTGTGATCGCCGGGATACTACTCTCTGGCGTCATCGCTCTTCTCGCCTGGAAGGCCTACGTTACAAGGATG GATAAGAAGGAAGTTGAAGCTTTCATGCTCGAGCGAACAAGAGCACGCTGGCAGAAG gaAAAAAGTCCACTGTACAAGGCACCGACTACAACCTTCACCAACCCGGCCTACGCGAGTGCCGAATGA